DNA from Arthrobacter sp. FW305-BF8:
GGTCATCCAGCTGCTCTCCGGCTACCAGGGCAAAGAGACCACGGGCGCCGGCGTCGGCCAGAGCCAAGCAGAGGGTACTCCCGCCGGCTCTGTTGTGCTGGACCAGTTCGGCCGGAACCTGACGCAGGCTGCCCGCGAGAACAAGCTGGACCCTGTAATCGGACGCGAGCAGGAAATGGAACGCGTCATGCAGGTCCTGTCCCGCCGCACCAAGAACAACCCTGTGCTGATCGGCGAGCCCGGCGTCGGTAAGACCGCCGTCGTCGAGGGCCTGGCCCAGGCGATCGTGCGCGGCGACGTGCCGGAGACCATCAAGGACAAGCAGCTCTACACGCTGGACCTTGGCTCCCTCGTGGCCGGCTCCCGCTACCGTGGTGACTTCGAAGAGCGCCTGAAGAAGGTCCTCAAGGAGATCCGCACCCGCGGCGACATCATCCTCTTCATCGACGAGATCCACACCCTCGTGGGTGCCGGTGCCGCCGAAGGCGCCATCGACGCGGCCTCGATCCTGAAGCCGATGCTGGCCCGCGGCGAGCTGCAGACCATCGGTGCCACCACGTTGGACGAGTACCGCAAGCACATCGAGAAGGACGCCGCCCTCGAGCGCCGCTTCCAGCCCATCCAGGTCAAGGAGCCGTCGGTTGCGCACGCAATCGAGATCCTCAAGGGCCTGCGGGACCGCTACGAGGCGCACCACCGCGTCACCATCACCGACGGCGCCCTCGCCTCGGCCGCGAACCTGTCCGAACGCTACATCTCGGACCGGTTCCTCCCGGACAAGGCGATCGACCTCATCGACGAAGCCGGAGCCCGGCTCCGCATCCGCCGCATGACCGCTCCGCCGGAGCTCAAGGAGATGGACGAGCGCATCTCCGAGCTGAAGATGGAGAAGGAGTCCGCAATTGACGCGCAGGACTTCGAAGGTGCTGCCGCGCTGCGCGACAAGGAGCAGAAGCTCATCACCGAGCGCTCCGAGAAGGAACGCCACTGGAAGACCGGCGGCATGGACGACATCTCGGAAGTGGACGAGGACCTGATCGCCGAAGTCCTCGCGAATTCCACGGGCATTCCGGTCTTCAAGCTGACCGAGGAAGAATCCTCGCGCCTGCTGAAGATGGAAGACGAGCTGCACAAGCGCGTCGTCGGCCAGGACGAGGCCATCAAGGCGCTGTCCCAGGCAATCCGCCGCACGCGTGCAGGCCTGAAGGACCCGAAGCGTCCGGGCGGTTCGTTTATCTTCGCCGGCCCCACCGGCGTCGGCAAGACCGAACTCGCCAAGGCCCTCGCGGAGTTCCTGTTCGGTGAAGAGGACGCCCTCATCACGCTGGACATGTCCGAGTACTCCGAGAAGCACACGGTGTCGCGCCTCTTCGGTGCCCCTCCGGGCTACGTCGGCTACGAAGAGGGCGGGCAGCTGACCGAGAAGGTCCGCCGCCGTCCGTTCTCCGTGGTGCTGTTCGACGAAGTTGAAAAGGCGCACGCGGACCTCTTCAACTCGCTGCTGCAGATCCTGGAAGACGGCCGCCTGACCGACTCCCAGGGCCGCGTGGTGGACTTCAAGAACACCGTGATCATCATGACCACCAACCTCGGAACCCGGGACATCTCCAAGAGCGTCGCCACCGGCTTCCAGTCCGGCACGGACACCCAGACCGGCTACAATCGGATGCGCGCCCGGGTCACGGAGGAGCTCAAGCAGCACTTCCGCCCCGAGTTCCTCAACCGTGTTGACGACGTCGTGGTGTTCCCGCAGCTGACGCAGGACGAGATCATCGAGATCGTGGACATGTTCGTGACGCGCCTGGAGAAGCGCCTCAAGGACAAGGACATGGGCATCGAGCTGACCAAGACAGCCAAGGTACTCCTGGCCACCCGCGGCTACGATCCCGCCATGGGTGCCCGGCCGCTGCGCCGCACCATCCAGCGCGAGATCGAGGACCAGCTCTCGGAGAAGATCCTCTTCGGCGAGCTGCACCCCGGCGACATCGTGGTGGTGGATGTGGACGGCGAAGGCGACGACGCGAAGTTCACCTTCGCGGGCAACGCCAAGCCGCGCATCCCGGAAATCGCCCCGAGCGCCTAGCACGAGGCGCCCGGCACCCAGCCGCACTCCAGCGCCAAAAGGCCCCGCCAGCCCCCGAAAGGGAGCCGGCGGGGCCTTTTGCTTGCGCTCCCGCCGGTAGAGGTTGTGCTGAAAGTACTGGTTCACCGATAGTGAACCCTCCTGTGATCCAGAGCACCGGCGGTGTTGAATCGGCACATGTCAACTGAAGATGCAGCGATCCTGCGTGAGCAACCGGCGACCCCTTTCCACGACCTCGACCACTACCTGGCGATCCCGCGCGTCAGTGGCCTGGCCCTCAGCCCTGACGGCCAGCGGCTGGTAACGACGGTCGCCACGCTGAACAGCAAGGGCACCGAATACGGCACGGCGCTGTGGGAGCTGGATCCGGCGGGCGGGAAGCAGGCCCGCCGGATCACCCGCAGCGCCAAGGGCGAAGCCGGCGCCGCGTTCGCGGCCAACGGCGACGTCTACTTCACGTCCGCCAGGCCCGATCCGGACCGCGAGGCCGACGGCGATCCCGTCAAGGCGCTCTGGGTGCTCCCCGCAGGTGGCGGCGAGGCCCGCGTGGTGTTGTCGCGGGCTGGCGGCGTGGACAAGGTCATTGCGGCCAGGGACGCCAACGCTGCCTTCGTCACCGCGTCCGTTCTTGCCGGCTCCGGCGACGAGGAGGCCGACGCCGAGCGCCGCAAGAGCCGCAAGGACAACAAGGTGGCGGCCATCCTGCACAGCGAGTATCCGGT
Protein-coding regions in this window:
- a CDS encoding ATP-dependent Clp protease ATP-binding subunit, encoding MFERFTDRARRVVVLAQEEARMLNHNYIGTEHILLGLIHEGEGVAAKALESLSISLDGVREQVQEIIGQGQQAPSGHIPFTPRAKKVLELSLREALQLGHNYIGTEHILLGLIREGEGVAAQVLVKLGADLNRVRQQVIQLLSGYQGKETTGAGVGQSQAEGTPAGSVVLDQFGRNLTQAARENKLDPVIGREQEMERVMQVLSRRTKNNPVLIGEPGVGKTAVVEGLAQAIVRGDVPETIKDKQLYTLDLGSLVAGSRYRGDFEERLKKVLKEIRTRGDIILFIDEIHTLVGAGAAEGAIDAASILKPMLARGELQTIGATTLDEYRKHIEKDAALERRFQPIQVKEPSVAHAIEILKGLRDRYEAHHRVTITDGALASAANLSERYISDRFLPDKAIDLIDEAGARLRIRRMTAPPELKEMDERISELKMEKESAIDAQDFEGAAALRDKEQKLITERSEKERHWKTGGMDDISEVDEDLIAEVLANSTGIPVFKLTEEESSRLLKMEDELHKRVVGQDEAIKALSQAIRRTRAGLKDPKRPGGSFIFAGPTGVGKTELAKALAEFLFGEEDALITLDMSEYSEKHTVSRLFGAPPGYVGYEEGGQLTEKVRRRPFSVVLFDEVEKAHADLFNSLLQILEDGRLTDSQGRVVDFKNTVIIMTTNLGTRDISKSVATGFQSGTDTQTGYNRMRARVTEELKQHFRPEFLNRVDDVVVFPQLTQDEIIEIVDMFVTRLEKRLKDKDMGIELTKTAKVLLATRGYDPAMGARPLRRTIQREIEDQLSEKILFGELHPGDIVVVDVDGEGDDAKFTFAGNAKPRIPEIAPSA